The Streptomyces sp. ICC1 DNA window TCGCCGAAGTGCCGGTGACCGTGGCCGGGTTCGCCCCGTCGCGGTAGACCTTGTACGAGGTGGCACCGGCCGCGGCCGACCAGGAGAGGTCGGCCGAGGTCGAGGAGGGCGCGGACGCCGTCAGGCCGGTGGGGGCGGCCGGGATCTGGGGCTGGCCGGGTCCCGAGCCGCCGGGGTCGGGGCCGACGAGGCTGACGTCGTCCGTGAACTGCGGCGGCTGGCCGTACCAGCCCTGCGTGTACACGGTGACCGAGGTGGTGGCCGCGCCGGTGCGGAAGCTCGTGCTCAGCTGCTTCCAGGTGCCCGGGGTCTGCGTCCAGGTCTGCACGTCCGTGGTCCCGGTGCCGGTCGCGCCGAGGTAGACGTACGCGCCCTGCACCCAGGCGGTCAGGGTGTAGGCGGAGTCGGGTTTGACGGTGACGGTCTGGGAGCAGCGGGCGTTGTCCTGTCCGGCCGGGGTGCCCTTGAGGGCGGAACTCCCGCCGTGGACGGGGGTGCTGACGGCGGCTCCGCTGCCGGCCGTGCAGCTCCAGCCGTCGAGGCCGGCCTCGAAGCCGCCGTTGCGGACGAGGTCGGCGTCGGCCGCCGCGGCCTGCGGGCCGACGGCGAGGAGGCCGGCCGCCCCGAGGGCGGCGGCGGTAAGGAGGGAGAGGACCGAGCGTCTGGCGGTGCTTCGGGTGGGGCGCACAACTGCCTCCGGTACATGGGGGGATGGAGCCAGGCCGCGAAGGGGGATCCGGCTCCGAGCCACCCCCCAAGGAGCCCCCATGCACCTCGACCACGGAGTGACCTTCCCGCACCGCCACACCCACAGCGCCGAGCCCACGCGGCCGGACGGCACCCGCCGCGCCCTGCGCATCGGCCTCGGCGGCCCCGTCGGCTCCGGCAAGACCGCCACCGTCGCCGCCCTGTGCCGGGCCCTGCGCGCCGAGCTGTCCATGGCCGTGGTCACCAACGACATCTACACCCGCGAGGACGCGGAGTTCCTGCTCCGCGAGGCGGTCCTGCCGCCCGAGCGGATCAGCGCCGTCGAGACCGGAGCCTGCCCGCACACCGCGATCCGCGACGACATCTCCGCCAACCTCGAGGCCGTGGAGGAGCTGGAAGAGGCCTTCCGGGAGAGCGGCCCGCTCGACCTGATCCTCGTGGAGTCCGGCGGCGACAACCTCACCGCCACCTTCTCCCGGGGCCTCGTTGACGCGCAGATCTTCGTCATCGACGTGGCCGGCGGCGACGACATCCCCCGCAAGGGCGGCCCCGGCGTCACCACCGCCGACCTCCTCGTCGTCAACAAGACCGACCTCGCCCCCCACGTCGGCTCCGACCTCGACCGGATGGCCCGCGACGCGGCCGAGCAGCGCGGCGAACTGCCCGTCACCTTCCAGTCCCTGCGCGGCGGGGACGGCGTGGCCCCGGTGGCGGCGTGGGTGCGCGAGCGGATCGCCGCCTGGACCGGCGCATGAGCCGTACGGGGGCCGGCGCGGCCCCCGCCGAAGCCCCGCCCCGGGCTCCGGCGCCCGGCCCGGCGCACCAGGCGGGCCAGCCGGGCCAGGCGCACCGGGCGAGCCCGACCGGCCTGCGCGCCACCGCCCGGATCCGTGCCGTGGCCGACGGGCGCGGCTCCACCGCCCTGCCGCTGCTGGCCGGTGAGGGCCCGCTCGCCCTGCGCCGCACCCGGGGCGAGGGAGCCGAAGCCGGGGTCATGCTGGTCGGCGCCATGAGCGCGCCCCTCGGCGGCGACCACCTCACGGTCGAAGCCGAGGCCGGCCCCGGCGCCCGGCTCGTGCTGCGCTCGGCCGCGGCCACCCTGGCCCTGCCCGGCCGCCGCGGCGAGCCCGCGCGGTACGACGTACGGCTCGCGCTGGCGGACCGGGCGGCGGTGCGCTGGCTGCCGGAGCCGCTCGTCTGCGTGCGCGGAAGCGACCTGCGGGTGCGCACCCGCGCCGAACTCGCCCCCACCGCCCGCCTCCTGCTGCGCGAGGAGCAGGTCCTAGGCCGCACGGCGGAGCCCCCGGGCCTGCTGCGCAGCCGGCTCACCGTGACCCGGGCGGGGCGGCCGTTGCTGGACCAGGAGCTGGCGTGCGGACCCGGAGCGCCCGGAGGCTGGGACGGCCCGGCGGGGCTCGCGGGCCACCGGGCGGTCGGTCAGCTCCTCATCGTGGACCCGGAGTTCGCGGCGGCCCCGCCGCGGGCCCGGATGCTCGGGGAGTTCGCCTCGGCCGCACCGCTGGCCGGGCCCGCGGTGCTGGTCACGGCCCTGGCCCCGGACGCCCTGCGGCTGCGCGAACTCCTCGACGAGGCCTGCCGCGCCTACGGTTGGTGACGCTCCGGCCGGCCCCGGCCGGACCCGGGACGAACCAGGCACCGCTCAGCGGTACACCCATTTCCGGATATCGGGTTGGCAAAGAACCGGTCCCCGCTCTGTCGCCCGCTCCTGATCAGGCGAAAGTATCCCCCTGAACGCCGACGCATCCGACCGCAAGAACCACGCCGCCCACGGCGGCAGATGACGCAGGGGGAACAACCACGTGATACGCAACGCGGCGCTGGGGAGCGCCGCCACACTGATCACCGGCACGCTGGCGGCGAGCCTGCTGCTCGCCCCGTCCGCGTCGGCCTCCGAGGCCTTCCCGTCCGGCCGCGACCACGGGGTCGCCGAGGCGATCGGCACGCAGATCGCGGCCGCCCGCGCCGCGCGCACCGGGATCGACTGGAAGGACTGTCCGGCCGACTGGGGCTTCGCCCCGCCCATCCAGTGCGGCTACGTGAAGGTCCCGCTGGACTACACCAAGCCCTTCGGCAAGACGATCGACCTGGCGCTCGACCGCGCCGTCAGCACCGGCACCAAGGGCGAGCGCCAGGGCGCGCTCATCTACAACCCGGGCGGCCCCGGCGGCTCCGGCATGCGCTTCCCGCGCCGCGTCACCACCCAGAGCCCGCTGTGGGTCAACACGGCCAAGGCGTACGACTTCGTGGGCTTCGACCCGCGCGGCGTCGGCCACTCCGCGCCGATCTCCTGCATCGACCCGCAGGAGTACGTCAAGGCCCCCAAGGCCGACCCGGTCCCGGACAGCGAGGCCGACAAGCGCGCCCAGCGCAAGCTGGCGGCCGAGTACGCGGACGGCTGCAAGGAGCGCAGCGGCGAGATGCTGCCGTTCATGACCACGCCGAACATCGCGCGCGACCTGGACGTCATCCGTGCCGCGCTCGGCGAGCAGAAGCTGAACTTCCTCGGCGTCTCCTACGGCACCTACATCGGCGGGGTCTACGCGACCCTGTTCCCGAACCACGTGCGCCGCATGATCGTCGACAGCGTGGTCGACCCGGACCGCGACAACATCTGGTACGAGGCCAACCTCGGCCAGGACGTCGCCTTCCAGACCCGCTGGAACGACTGGCAGGACTGGGTCGCCAAGAACGACGCCTCCTTCCACCTCGGCACCACCCGCGCCCAGGTCGAAGCCCGCTACCAGACGCTGCGCGCCAAGGCCAAGGCCAACCCGCTCGGCGGGGTCGTCGGCCCGGCCGAGCTCATCGGCTTCTTCCAGGGCGCCCCGTACTACGACTCCTCCTGGGTGCCCGTCGCCCAGACCTGGGCCGCGTACGAGGCCGGCGACGAGCAGGCGCTGATCGACGCCATCGCCCCCGACATGAGCGACATCCAGGGCAACATCTCCTCGGAGAACGGCAACGCCGTCTACACCGCCGTCGAGTGCGCC harbors:
- a CDS encoding urease accessory protein UreD — encoded protein: MSRTGAGAAPAEAPPRAPAPGPAHQAGQPGQAHRASPTGLRATARIRAVADGRGSTALPLLAGEGPLALRRTRGEGAEAGVMLVGAMSAPLGGDHLTVEAEAGPGARLVLRSAAATLALPGRRGEPARYDVRLALADRAAVRWLPEPLVCVRGSDLRVRTRAELAPTARLLLREEQVLGRTAEPPGLLRSRLTVTRAGRPLLDQELACGPGAPGGWDGPAGLAGHRAVGQLLIVDPEFAAAPPRARMLGEFASAAPLAGPAVLVTALAPDALRLRELLDEACRAYGW
- the ureG gene encoding urease accessory protein UreG — encoded protein: MHLDHGVTFPHRHTHSAEPTRPDGTRRALRIGLGGPVGSGKTATVAALCRALRAELSMAVVTNDIYTREDAEFLLREAVLPPERISAVETGACPHTAIRDDISANLEAVEELEEAFRESGPLDLILVESGGDNLTATFSRGLVDAQIFVIDVAGGDDIPRKGGPGVTTADLLVVNKTDLAPHVGSDLDRMARDAAEQRGELPVTFQSLRGGDGVAPVAAWVRERIAAWTGA
- a CDS encoding alpha/beta hydrolase, with the protein product MIRNAALGSAATLITGTLAASLLLAPSASASEAFPSGRDHGVAEAIGTQIAAARAARTGIDWKDCPADWGFAPPIQCGYVKVPLDYTKPFGKTIDLALDRAVSTGTKGERQGALIYNPGGPGGSGMRFPRRVTTQSPLWVNTAKAYDFVGFDPRGVGHSAPISCIDPQEYVKAPKADPVPDSEADKRAQRKLAAEYADGCKERSGEMLPFMTTPNIARDLDVIRAALGEQKLNFLGVSYGTYIGGVYATLFPNHVRRMIVDSVVDPDRDNIWYEANLGQDVAFQTRWNDWQDWVAKNDASFHLGTTRAQVEARYQTLRAKAKANPLGGVVGPAELIGFFQGAPYYDSSWVPVAQTWAAYEAGDEQALIDAIAPDMSDIQGNISSENGNAVYTAVECADAKWPTSWSKWDRDNSKLHAKYPFLTWSNAWMNLPCATWKSKQSNPIEVGVGPGRGLPPVLIVQSERDAATPYKGGVSLHKRLAGSRLITEENAGSHGVTNLVNPCINTRVDTYLLTGKVDAKDVKCAPHATPVAPAPAAAKSLTQAPADARRAADELPSVR